In the genome of Neovison vison isolate M4711 chromosome 3, ASM_NN_V1, whole genome shotgun sequence, one region contains:
- the C3H2orf80 gene encoding uncharacterized protein C2orf80 homolog isoform X2, protein MERKLLKKEIKKLLGDYIGIRLRENEFDPKGRRQLTFLDDMAHYDLAINVALQWLDHSEDLTWLEWEKVKMPFHDRPVYPNRKEREAMILSSYAGILMNSIPIEEVFKMYGADSSTNSRATKVPRAPPLRLSLHPFAMLTAPHAAEYARKQSVKLRRGTTNKNATSRSARESNATVWKSSKNVPLDTQPRNKVGLNM, encoded by the exons ATGGAGAGAAAGCTcctaaagaaggaaattaaaaagctCCT GGGAGATTATATTGGCATCAGACTTCGGGAAAATGAATTTGACCCAAAAGGAAGAAGGCAACTCACCTTTCTAGATGATATG GCACACTATGATTTGGCCATCAATGTCGCTTTGCAATGGCTGGATCACTCAGAAGACTTAACTTGGCTCGAGTGGGAAAAAGT GAAAATGCCATTTCATGACAGACCTGTATATCCAAAccggaaagaaagagaagcaatgATTTTATCATCTTATGCTGGAATCCTAATG aaCAGTATCCCAATTGAAGAAGTCTTTAAAATGTATGGAGCTGATTCTTCTACCAATTCTAGGGCTACAAAG GTTCCCCGAGCTCCACCTCTCCGCCTCTCCCTGCATCCCTTTGCCATGTTAACTGCGCCCCACGCAGCAGAATACGCCCGCAAGCAGA GTGTCAAGTTAAGAAGGGGAACGACAAATAAAAATGCCACCAGCCGCTCTGCAAGGGAATCAAATGCCACAGTGTGGAAATCATCAAAAAATGTACCGTTGGACACCCAGCCAAGGAACAAAGTAGGTCTAAATATGTAA
- the C3H2orf80 gene encoding uncharacterized protein C2orf80 homolog isoform X1, with product MERKLLKKEIKKLLGDYIGIRLRENEFDPKGRRQLTFLDDMAHYDLAINVALQWLDHSEDLTWLEWEKVKMPFHDRPVYPNRKEREAMILSSYAGILMNSIPIEEVFKMYGADSSTNSRATKVPRAPPLRLSLHPFAMLTAPHAAEYARKQSVKLRRGTTNKNATSRSARESNATVWKSSKNVPLDTQPRNKVT from the exons ATGGAGAGAAAGCTcctaaagaaggaaattaaaaagctCCT GGGAGATTATATTGGCATCAGACTTCGGGAAAATGAATTTGACCCAAAAGGAAGAAGGCAACTCACCTTTCTAGATGATATG GCACACTATGATTTGGCCATCAATGTCGCTTTGCAATGGCTGGATCACTCAGAAGACTTAACTTGGCTCGAGTGGGAAAAAGT GAAAATGCCATTTCATGACAGACCTGTATATCCAAAccggaaagaaagagaagcaatgATTTTATCATCTTATGCTGGAATCCTAATG aaCAGTATCCCAATTGAAGAAGTCTTTAAAATGTATGGAGCTGATTCTTCTACCAATTCTAGGGCTACAAAG GTTCCCCGAGCTCCACCTCTCCGCCTCTCCCTGCATCCCTTTGCCATGTTAACTGCGCCCCACGCAGCAGAATACGCCCGCAAGCAGA GTGTCAAGTTAAGAAGGGGAACGACAAATAAAAATGCCACCAGCCGCTCTGCAAGGGAATCAAATGCCACAGTGTGGAAATCATCAAAAAATGTACCGTTGGACACCCAGCCAAGGAACAAA